One window of the Corynebacterium glutamicum ATCC 13032 genome contains the following:
- a CDS encoding MATE family efflux transporter, translated as MSMSNNDFEHESHDVSAKQIFGLAFPALGVLAAMPLYLLLDTAVVGTLGGFELAALGAATTIQAQVTTQLTFLSYGTTARSSRIFGMGDRRGAIAEGVQATWVALFVGLGILTLMLIGAPTFALWLSGDEALAQEAGHWLRVAAFAVPLILMIMAGNGWLRGIQNTKLPLYFTLAGVIPGAILIPIFVAKFGLVGSAWANLIAEAITASLFLGALIKHHEGSWKPSWTVMKNQLVLGRDLIMRSMSFQVAFLSAAAVAARFGTASLAAHQVLLQLWNFITLVLDSLAIAAQTLTGAALGAGTAKVARRVGNQVIKYSLIFAGGLGLVFVVLHSWIPRIFTQDADVLDAIASPWWIMVAMIILGGIVFAIDGVLLGAADAVFLRNASILAVVVGFLPGVWISYALDAGLTGVWCGLLAFILIRLFAVIWRFKSMKWAR; from the coding sequence ATGTCGATGTCTAACAACGACTTTGAGCATGAGTCCCATGATGTTTCTGCAAAGCAGATCTTCGGGCTCGCGTTCCCCGCACTGGGTGTTCTAGCTGCGATGCCGCTGTATCTCTTGTTGGATACAGCGGTTGTTGGCACTTTGGGTGGCTTCGAATTGGCTGCGTTGGGCGCAGCAACAACAATTCAAGCTCAAGTGACAACACAGCTGACATTCTTGTCCTATGGAACTACCGCGAGATCATCGAGAATTTTCGGAATGGGTGATCGCCGGGGAGCAATTGCCGAAGGTGTGCAAGCAACCTGGGTGGCACTCTTTGTAGGCTTGGGCATCTTAACGCTGATGCTCATTGGAGCCCCGACTTTCGCGTTGTGGCTCAGTGGTGATGAAGCTCTAGCCCAAGAAGCAGGGCATTGGCTCCGGGTCGCTGCTTTTGCGGTGCCACTAATTCTCATGATCATGGCTGGCAACGGTTGGTTAAGAGGTATTCAAAACACCAAGCTGCCACTCTATTTCACCTTGGCGGGAGTCATCCCCGGCGCGATCTTGATTCCGATATTCGTGGCTAAGTTTGGACTTGTGGGCTCTGCCTGGGCAAACCTCATTGCAGAAGCAATTACTGCTTCGCTGTTTTTGGGTGCATTGATCAAGCACCACGAAGGTTCGTGGAAGCCGAGCTGGACGGTGATGAAAAATCAGTTGGTTCTTGGACGTGATTTGATCATGCGGTCAATGTCGTTCCAGGTTGCTTTTCTTTCCGCGGCCGCTGTGGCTGCACGATTTGGCACGGCATCCTTGGCGGCCCACCAGGTGTTGCTTCAGCTGTGGAATTTCATCACATTGGTGCTGGATTCTCTAGCTATCGCGGCGCAGACCTTAACTGGTGCAGCCCTGGGCGCTGGAACTGCGAAGGTCGCCCGCAGGGTGGGTAATCAGGTGATTAAGTACTCTCTGATTTTCGCTGGTGGCTTAGGTTTGGTGTTCGTGGTCTTACACTCGTGGATTCCGCGTATTTTCACTCAGGACGCCGACGTTTTAGATGCGATTGCTTCCCCGTGGTGGATCATGGTCGCGATGATCATTTTGGGTGGCATTGTCTTTGCTATTGATGGTGTGCTGTTGGGTGCTGCTGACGCGGTGTTCCTCCGAAATGCCTCTATCTTGGCGGTTGTGGTCGGATTCTTACCAGGCGTCTGGATTTCCTATGCATTAGATGCAGGGCTGACAGGCGTGTGGTGTGGTTTGCTGGCGTTTATTCTGATCCGACTATTTGCGGTGATTTGGCGGTTTAAGTCTATGAAGTGGGCGCGTTAG
- a CDS encoding bifunctional riboflavin kinase/FAD synthetase: protein MDIWSGLDSVPADLQGSVVTIGVFDGLHRGHQSLIGEAKKQAEELGVPCVMVTFDPHPIAVFLPGKEPTRLAPLDYRLNLAAECGVDAALVIDFTKELAGLSAEEYFTTMIVDTLHARSVVVGENFTFGVNGAGTESTMRELGQKFGVNVTIAPLLHDDDQRICSTLVRDYLDQGEVERANWALGRRYAVRGEVVRGAGRGGKELGYPTANLYLPTSVALPADGVYAGWFTITDDREIDKEISRDIDGTMVPGVRYQTAISVGTNPTFGDERRSVEAFILDQEADLYGHHVMVEFVGHLRDMVKFNGVDELLDAMARDVTNARDILAKDKLLLDADTQPSA from the coding sequence GTGGATATTTGGAGTGGACTAGACAGCGTTCCGGCTGATCTTCAAGGATCAGTAGTCACCATTGGTGTGTTTGATGGGCTCCACCGGGGGCATCAAAGTTTAATCGGCGAGGCCAAGAAGCAGGCCGAGGAGCTGGGTGTGCCTTGTGTCATGGTGACCTTTGACCCGCATCCGATCGCTGTGTTTTTGCCAGGTAAAGAGCCAACCCGTTTGGCTCCTTTGGATTATCGCCTTAATTTGGCTGCGGAATGTGGCGTCGATGCTGCGTTGGTTATTGATTTCACTAAAGAACTCGCAGGTCTGAGCGCTGAAGAGTATTTCACAACCATGATCGTGGATACGCTGCATGCGCGTTCAGTTGTGGTGGGGGAGAACTTCACCTTCGGTGTCAATGGCGCTGGCACTGAGTCCACGATGCGGGAATTGGGACAAAAGTTTGGCGTGAATGTCACGATTGCTCCGCTGCTGCATGATGATGACCAGCGTATTTGCTCCACCTTGGTGCGCGATTACTTGGATCAGGGCGAGGTTGAGCGCGCGAACTGGGCGCTTGGTCGACGCTATGCCGTGCGCGGCGAAGTTGTCCGTGGTGCTGGCCGTGGCGGCAAAGAATTGGGCTATCCCACCGCGAATCTCTACCTGCCGACCTCTGTGGCGCTGCCCGCCGATGGCGTGTATGCAGGCTGGTTCACCATCACCGATGACCGCGAAATCGACAAGGAAATCTCCCGCGATATCGACGGCACCATGGTTCCAGGCGTGCGTTACCAAACTGCCATTTCCGTGGGCACCAATCCCACCTTCGGCGATGAGCGACGCAGCGTCGAGGCATTCATCCTCGACCAGGAAGCCGACCTGTACGGTCACCATGTCATGGTGGAATTCGTGGGACACTTGCGCGACATGGTCAAATTCAACGGCGTCGACGAGCTACTAGACGCCATGGCCCGAGATGTCACCAACGCCCGCGACATCCTTGCCAAAGACAAATTGCTTCTCGACGCCGACACCCAGCCCAGCGCTTAA
- a CDS encoding metallophosphoesterase family protein yields the protein MTTTLWAVSDLHAAVKANADPIENIQPKDPSDWLIVAGDVAERTELVLEILARLRRRFAKVIWVPGNHELFSRSADRYQGRDKYSELVEGCRKIDVLTPEDPYLTFGGVTIVPLFTLYDYSFRRPGFTVEQAVQAARDRQVMMTDEFSIAPFVDIRAWCWDRLAYSIKRLSKINGPTILINHWPLVVEPTYQMRWQELALWCGTRHTRGWAERYNAEAVIYGHLHMPGITNVNGVKHIEVSLGYPREWEHWSGQHVWPYPVMEVDNAG from the coding sequence GTGACCACAACTCTGTGGGCGGTTTCTGACCTCCATGCAGCGGTGAAAGCTAACGCTGATCCAATTGAGAATATTCAGCCTAAGGATCCGTCTGACTGGTTGATTGTTGCAGGTGACGTGGCGGAACGTACCGAATTGGTGCTGGAAATTTTGGCACGTTTGCGCAGGCGCTTTGCCAAGGTGATCTGGGTTCCGGGTAACCATGAGTTGTTTTCTCGCTCCGCGGACCGCTATCAGGGGCGCGATAAGTACTCTGAACTCGTTGAAGGCTGCCGCAAGATTGATGTGTTGACTCCGGAGGACCCTTACTTAACCTTTGGTGGGGTTACTATCGTTCCGTTGTTTACACTCTATGACTACTCGTTCCGTCGACCTGGTTTCACCGTGGAGCAGGCTGTGCAAGCGGCGCGGGATCGTCAAGTGATGATGACTGATGAGTTTTCTATTGCGCCTTTTGTTGATATCCGAGCGTGGTGCTGGGATCGCTTAGCCTATTCCATTAAGCGTTTGAGCAAGATCAACGGGCCAACAATTTTGATTAACCACTGGCCGCTGGTGGTGGAACCGACTTATCAGATGCGCTGGCAGGAACTTGCATTGTGGTGCGGTACTCGCCACACCAGGGGATGGGCCGAACGCTACAACGCGGAAGCCGTTATTTACGGTCATCTGCATATGCCCGGAATAACCAACGTCAACGGTGTGAAACACATTGAAGTGTCGTTGGGTTATCCGCGCGAATGGGAGCATTGGTCTGGGCAGCATGTGTGGCCATATCCAGTGATGGAGGTGGACAATGCTGGATGA
- a CDS encoding 4'-phosphopantetheinyl transferase family protein, which translates to MLDESLFPNSAKFSFIKTGDAVNLDHFHQLHPLEKALVAHSVDIRKAEFGDARWCAHQALQALGRDSGDPILRGERGMPLWPSSVSGSLTHTDGFRAAVVAPRLLVRSMGLDAEPAEPLPKDVLGSIARVGEIPQLKRLEEQGVHCADRLLFCAKEATYKAWFPLTHRWLGFEQAEIDLRDDGTFVSYLLVRPTPVPFISGKWVLRDGYVIAATAVT; encoded by the coding sequence ATGCTGGATGAGTCTTTGTTTCCAAATTCGGCAAAGTTTTCTTTCATTAAAACTGGCGATGCTGTTAATTTAGACCATTTCCATCAGTTGCATCCGTTGGAAAAGGCACTGGTAGCGCACTCGGTTGATATTAGAAAAGCAGAGTTTGGAGATGCCAGGTGGTGTGCACATCAGGCACTCCAAGCTTTGGGACGAGATAGCGGTGATCCCATTTTGCGTGGGGAACGAGGAATGCCATTGTGGCCTTCTTCGGTGTCTGGTTCATTGACCCACACTGACGGATTCCGAGCTGCTGTTGTGGCGCCACGATTGTTGGTGCGTTCTATGGGATTGGATGCCGAACCTGCGGAGCCGTTGCCCAAGGATGTTTTGGGTTCAATCGCTCGGGTGGGGGAGATTCCTCAACTTAAGCGCTTGGAGGAACAAGGTGTGCACTGCGCGGATCGCCTGCTGTTTTGTGCCAAGGAAGCAACATACAAAGCGTGGTTCCCGCTGACGCATAGGTGGCTTGGTTTTGAACAAGCTGAGATCGACTTGCGTGATGATGGCACTTTTGTGTCCTATTTGCTGGTTCGACCAACTCCAGTGCCGTTTATTTCAGGTAAATGGGTACTGCGTGATGGTTATGTCATAGCTGCGACTGCAGTGACTTGA
- the rpsO gene encoding 30S ribosomal protein S15, whose translation MALTSEQKKSILSEFGLHETDTGSPEAQIALLTNRINNLTEHLKFHKHDHHSRRGLLLLVGRRRGLLKYLADNNVDRYRDLIARLGLRR comes from the coding sequence ATGGCTCTTACTTCTGAGCAGAAGAAGTCCATCCTTTCCGAGTTCGGCCTCCACGAGACCGACACCGGTTCCCCAGAAGCACAGATCGCGCTTCTGACCAACCGCATCAACAACCTCACCGAGCACCTCAAGTTCCACAAGCACGATCACCACTCCCGTCGTGGTCTGCTGCTGCTCGTTGGTCGTCGTCGTGGTCTGCTGAAGTACCTGGCTGACAACAACGTTGATCGCTACCGTGATCTGATCGCACGCCTCGGCCTGCGTCGATAA
- a CDS encoding nucleoside hydrolase translates to MSKKAILDIDTGIDDALALAYALGSPELELIGVTTTYGNVLLETGAVNDLALLDLFGAPEVPVYLGEPHAQTKDGFEVLEISAFIHGQNGIGEVELPASESKALPGAVDFLIDSVNTHGDDLVIIATGPMTNLSAAIAKDPSFASKAHVVIMGGALTVPGNVSTWAEANINQDPDAANDLFRSGADVTMIGLDVTLQTLLTKKHTAQWRELGTPAAIALADMTDYYIKAYETTAPHLGGCGLHDPLAVGVAVDPSLVTLLPINLKVDIEGETRGRTIGDEVRLNDPVRTSRAAVAVDVDRFLSEFMTRIGRVAAQQ, encoded by the coding sequence ATGAGCAAAAAAGCCATCCTTGATATCGACACCGGCATCGATGATGCCCTCGCACTTGCCTACGCACTGGGCTCACCTGAACTAGAGCTCATTGGTGTCACCACCACCTACGGTAACGTGCTACTCGAAACCGGTGCAGTCAATGACCTGGCACTGCTTGATCTGTTCGGTGCACCAGAAGTACCTGTGTACTTGGGTGAGCCACACGCACAGACCAAGGATGGCTTTGAAGTTCTTGAGATCTCCGCGTTCATTCACGGACAAAACGGCATCGGCGAAGTCGAGCTGCCAGCAAGCGAGTCAAAGGCACTCCCCGGCGCAGTGGATTTCCTCATTGATTCCGTCAACACCCACGGCGATGACCTGGTGATCATCGCAACTGGTCCCATGACCAACCTGTCTGCGGCAATCGCAAAGGATCCAAGCTTTGCTTCCAAGGCTCACGTGGTCATCATGGGTGGCGCCTTGACTGTCCCAGGCAACGTCAGCACATGGGCAGAAGCAAACATCAACCAGGACCCAGATGCAGCAAACGATCTGTTCCGTTCCGGTGCAGATGTCACCATGATCGGTCTTGATGTCACCCTGCAGACCCTTCTTACCAAGAAGCACACTGCGCAGTGGCGCGAACTGGGCACTCCAGCTGCTATCGCACTGGCCGACATGACTGATTACTACATCAAGGCATATGAGACCACCGCACCACACCTGGGCGGTTGCGGCCTGCACGACCCACTGGCAGTAGGCGTTGCAGTGGACCCAAGCCTGGTCACTTTGCTCCCCATCAACCTCAAGGTAGACATTGAGGGCGAGACCCGTGGACGCACCATTGGCGATGAAGTCCGCCTCAACGATCCAGTGCGCACCTCCCGCGCAGCTGTCGCCGTAGACGTGGATCGTTTCCTTTCTGAATTCATGACCCGCATCGGCCGAGTCGCAGCACAGCAGTAA
- the truB gene encoding tRNA pseudouridine(55) synthase TruB, with translation MNAPAPKPGLVIVDKPAGMTSHDVVSKLRRAFSTRKVGHAGTLDPMATGVLVVGIERGTRFLAHMVASTKAYDATIRLGAATSTDDAEGEVISTTDASGLDHSTILAEIVNLTGDIMQKPTKVSAIKIDGKRAHERVRDGEEVDIPARPVTVSVFDVLDYHVDGEFYDLDVRVHCSSGTYIRALARDLGNALQVGGHLTALRRTEVGPFTLNDATPLSKLQENPELSLNLDQALTRSYPVLDITEDEGVDLSMGKWLEPRGLKGVHAAVTPSGKAVALIEEKGKRLATVFVAHPNTL, from the coding sequence ATGAATGCTCCTGCCCCTAAACCTGGACTCGTGATCGTCGACAAGCCCGCCGGAATGACATCCCATGACGTGGTGTCCAAATTGCGCCGCGCATTTTCCACCCGCAAAGTAGGCCACGCAGGCACCCTCGACCCCATGGCAACCGGCGTGTTAGTCGTCGGAATTGAGCGCGGAACCCGCTTCCTGGCACACATGGTGGCCTCCACCAAAGCCTACGACGCCACCATTCGACTCGGCGCCGCCACCAGCACCGATGATGCAGAAGGCGAGGTTATCTCCACAACAGACGCATCCGGCCTCGACCACAGCACCATCCTTGCTGAAATCGTCAACCTCACCGGCGACATCATGCAAAAACCCACCAAAGTCTCCGCCATCAAAATCGACGGCAAACGCGCCCACGAACGCGTCCGCGACGGCGAAGAAGTAGACATTCCCGCACGTCCCGTCACCGTCAGCGTCTTTGACGTGCTCGACTACCACGTCGACGGTGAATTTTATGACTTAGATGTGCGCGTCCACTGCTCCTCCGGCACCTACATCCGCGCGCTCGCCCGCGACCTCGGCAACGCTTTGCAGGTCGGCGGCCACCTGACCGCGCTTAGGCGCACAGAGGTCGGCCCTTTTACGCTTAACGACGCGACCCCCCTCTCCAAACTCCAAGAGAATCCAGAACTCTCCCTCAACCTCGACCAGGCACTCACCCGCAGTTACCCAGTCCTTGACATCACCGAAGACGAAGGCGTTGACCTGTCCATGGGCAAATGGTTGGAACCTCGCGGACTGAAAGGCGTCCACGCTGCAGTAACACCATCAGGAAAAGCCGTGGCGCTCATCGAAGAAAAGGGCAAACGCCTGGCCACCGTGTTTGTTGCTCACCCCAACACTCTTTAG
- a CDS encoding DHH family phosphoesterase — MTDNSQFHAASALVQAAHTVSVVGHLRPDADAIGSVAATVAALQQLGKDAVGAIGQLDSMPENLYTIPGASNIKFGDSLPESDLIIVVDCGSIERTGAFESIIVNNPDKVLVVDHHATNPGFGAVNLIDVEAESTTTILYDWFDAMSVQITPDIAHGLYAGLLTDTGCFRWGRPVMHDMAKELMEFGLDIRAISSALLDQTSVDDLRLVGQIVSRIELREAGPYTLAVLVADFDTINGRSRAVVEGLIEMVRAVEGADFGAVFKEYERGVYTVSLRSSNLSVASLAVHLGGGGHIPAAGYTARGTEIEALDTLIEATVTLGESLRSSAHVDV; from the coding sequence GTGACGGATAATAGTCAGTTTCATGCTGCTTCAGCATTAGTCCAGGCAGCTCACACGGTTAGCGTTGTGGGGCATCTGCGACCCGATGCTGATGCAATCGGCAGTGTAGCTGCCACAGTGGCGGCACTACAGCAACTTGGTAAAGACGCCGTAGGTGCAATCGGCCAGCTAGATTCGATGCCCGAGAACTTGTACACCATTCCTGGGGCATCAAACATTAAGTTTGGCGATTCACTGCCGGAATCTGACCTCATCATTGTTGTTGATTGTGGGTCAATCGAACGCACCGGTGCGTTTGAAAGCATCATCGTCAACAATCCTGACAAAGTATTGGTGGTTGATCACCACGCCACCAATCCTGGGTTTGGTGCCGTCAACTTAATCGATGTGGAGGCAGAATCCACCACCACGATTTTATATGACTGGTTTGATGCGATGTCGGTGCAAATTACTCCCGATATCGCCCACGGCCTTTATGCTGGACTGCTCACCGATACCGGGTGCTTCAGGTGGGGTCGACCAGTCATGCATGACATGGCTAAAGAACTCATGGAGTTCGGTCTAGACATTCGTGCCATTTCATCAGCATTGCTTGATCAAACCTCCGTGGATGATTTGCGTCTTGTTGGCCAGATTGTCTCTCGGATCGAGCTGCGGGAAGCAGGGCCATATACTCTTGCTGTTCTCGTGGCAGACTTCGATACCATCAACGGCCGTTCACGCGCCGTTGTGGAAGGCTTGATCGAAATGGTTCGCGCTGTGGAAGGCGCAGACTTCGGAGCAGTATTCAAAGAATATGAACGTGGCGTCTATACCGTGTCACTGCGTTCCTCCAATTTGAGTGTCGCTTCCTTGGCAGTGCATCTTGGCGGTGGCGGACACATTCCTGCTGCAGGCTATACCGCTCGTGGTACGGAAATCGAAGCCCTCGATACGTTGATTGAAGCAACCGTTACCTTGGGGGAGTCTTTGCGAAGCTCGGCGCATGTCGATGTCTAA